The following proteins come from a genomic window of Ilumatobacter coccineus YM16-304:
- a CDS encoding AMP-binding protein encodes MTVKQLLTSASRRFADKVALVHDGRSYTYGELADRANQLGHLLLDLGVGPGQPVAMLLPNGPDYVIADQAIARIGAARVALTEMLSPKEIAHCLTDSGATVAIAGASMFDAAAAAGSDDLRAIVTVDDAAQRSEVAIPSGVTVVALDAAVEQLPTTVPDSDPTEDDLGLIIYTGGTTGKPKGVMHLQRQLALNLCSHVIETGMQDDERLLLMSPLPHSAGFLLQTAFLRGATVFLEQKFDPELVVQRIADDRVTYTFMVPTMIYRVLDAVEGRTLDLGSLRTILYGAAPITVDRLRQGLEIFGPVFMQLYAQSEAPNFITRLRREDHSTDPDVVHRLSSCGQAVALAEVRIVGDDGEDVAVGEIGEVAALTPYTMVGYNNRPDATATTLRNGWLFTGDIGRLDADGYLYLLDRKNDMIISGGMNVYTSEVEGAIVDVPGVQQVAVVGVPHPDWGEAVIAYVVADEHDAGIVDRVIAACRTDLAKYKVPKQVHVVAELPTTVFGKIDKKALRNAST; translated from the coding sequence ATGACCGTCAAACAGTTGCTGACCTCGGCGTCACGTCGTTTCGCCGACAAGGTCGCACTGGTGCACGACGGGCGGTCGTACACGTACGGTGAACTCGCCGACCGAGCCAACCAGCTCGGTCACCTCCTCCTCGATCTCGGTGTCGGGCCGGGCCAGCCGGTGGCGATGCTGCTGCCGAACGGCCCCGACTACGTCATCGCCGATCAGGCGATCGCCCGGATCGGTGCCGCTCGTGTGGCACTCACCGAGATGCTCTCCCCCAAGGAGATCGCCCACTGCCTGACCGATTCGGGTGCGACCGTCGCCATCGCCGGTGCCAGCATGTTCGACGCGGCCGCCGCGGCCGGCTCCGACGACCTGCGAGCGATCGTGACGGTCGACGACGCCGCGCAGCGCTCCGAGGTCGCCATCCCCTCGGGGGTCACCGTCGTCGCCCTCGACGCCGCGGTCGAACAGCTGCCGACCACCGTCCCCGACAGCGATCCAACCGAAGACGACCTCGGATTGATCATCTACACCGGTGGCACCACCGGCAAGCCGAAGGGTGTGATGCACCTCCAGCGGCAACTAGCGCTCAACCTGTGCTCGCACGTGATCGAAACGGGCATGCAGGACGACGAGCGGCTGCTCCTCATGTCACCGCTGCCGCACAGCGCCGGATTCCTCCTGCAGACGGCGTTCCTGCGTGGCGCCACCGTGTTCCTCGAGCAGAAGTTCGACCCGGAGCTCGTCGTGCAACGGATTGCCGACGACCGCGTCACCTACACGTTCATGGTGCCGACGATGATCTACCGGGTGCTCGATGCCGTCGAGGGTCGCACGCTCGACCTCGGCTCGCTCCGCACCATCCTGTACGGCGCTGCGCCGATCACGGTCGACCGTCTGCGCCAGGGGCTCGAGATCTTCGGCCCGGTGTTCATGCAGCTCTACGCCCAGTCCGAAGCGCCGAACTTCATCACCAGGCTCCGGCGCGAAGACCACTCGACCGACCCCGACGTCGTCCACCGGCTGTCGAGTTGCGGCCAGGCCGTTGCGCTCGCCGAGGTCCGCATCGTCGGCGACGACGGCGAAGACGTCGCCGTCGGAGAGATCGGTGAGGTCGCCGCACTCACCCCGTACACGATGGTCGGCTACAACAATCGCCCGGACGCAACCGCCACCACGTTGCGCAACGGTTGGTTGTTCACGGGCGACATCGGGCGCCTCGACGCCGACGGCTACCTCTACCTGCTCGACCGCAAGAACGACATGATCATCTCGGGTGGCATGAACGTCTACACGTCCGAGGTCGAAGGCGCGATCGTCGACGTGCCCGGCGTGCAGCAGGTCGCCGTCGTCGGCGTGCCGCACCCCGACTGGGGCGAAGCGGTCATCGCCTACGTGGTGGCCGACGAGCACGATGCCGGCATCGTCGATCGAGTGATCGCCGCCTGCCGCACCGATCTCGCGAAGTACAAGGTGCCCAAGCAGGTCCACGTGGTCGCCGAGCTCCCGACCACGGTGTTCGGCAAGATCGACAAGAAGGCGCTGCGCAACGCGTCGACCTGA
- a CDS encoding response regulator — protein MKILIVDDDEATVTFMRLAFSGAGHDVTTATTVAAALQLAVDDPPDVVLTDLTFSEADSGGELGGGLALARALRACAPTRTAGLLAVSGADAPDMVAAVDDTGFDGFVSKPVDLASLLERVDRLAVAVAERRAAEGGIDHP, from the coding sequence ATGAAGATCTTGATCGTCGACGACGACGAAGCGACCGTCACCTTCATGCGCCTGGCGTTCTCGGGGGCCGGGCACGACGTGACCACGGCGACCACCGTCGCCGCCGCGCTGCAACTCGCGGTCGATGACCCTCCCGACGTGGTGCTGACCGACCTGACCTTCAGCGAAGCGGACTCCGGTGGCGAGCTCGGCGGCGGGCTGGCGTTGGCCCGAGCGTTGCGAGCGTGTGCGCCGACGCGCACCGCGGGGCTGCTCGCGGTGAGCGGGGCCGACGCGCCCGACATGGTCGCAGCCGTCGACGACACCGGGTTCGACGGGTTCGTGTCGAAGCCCGTCGACCTCGCGTCACTGCTGGAGCGAGTCGATCGTCTGGCCGTCGCTGTGGCCGAGCGTCGTGCCGCTGAGGGCGGCATCGATCACCCGTAG
- the rbfA gene encoding 30S ribosome-binding factor RbfA, with translation MARNQSRNGGGKRYPRSARVGETLREIIAEDLVRFDDERLAFVTVTGIDVDPELNRAIVFFDSLAGEDGDEEIIEALAEYRIRLQSSVAKQIRAKKTPILEFKPDMAIRSAERIDEILRADRERHGKS, from the coding sequence ATGGCCCGGAATCAGTCACGAAACGGTGGTGGCAAGCGCTACCCGCGCTCGGCACGCGTCGGCGAGACGCTGCGCGAGATCATCGCCGAAGACCTCGTCCGTTTCGACGACGAGCGGCTCGCGTTCGTCACGGTCACCGGCATCGACGTCGACCCCGAACTCAACCGGGCGATCGTGTTCTTCGACTCGTTGGCCGGAGAAGACGGCGACGAAGAGATCATCGAGGCGCTCGCCGAGTACCGGATCCGGCTCCAGTCGTCGGTCGCCAAGCAGATCCGGGCCAAGAAGACGCCGATCCTCGAGTTCAAGCCCGACATGGCGATTCGGTCGGCCGAACGGATCGACGAGATCCTGCGCGCCGATCGCGAGCGTCACGGCAAGTCGTAA
- a CDS encoding ABC transporter permease, giving the protein MILTLLLAILVGLFFILRWRIDTRYAAQRVGGAAIVLILVTLGTSVLIRQVPGEPCEIALGTAGSPEAVAECIEEQGLDENVLAQYGTWSKQVLIDSDLGYAFYKNKEPLSDTIKQRLPRTAFLFLYSQLIALFLAVPLGIWSAYQAGKASRKIPIWALGVIVLPLYIIAEFMLGWLLTSVLAVAFIMPVLIFNFFRGGVGGDTTVNFSAFVLLSMPVFVIGETLRYAFAVERDVYQLTGYAPLSDGIFEHIKSIWLPAVVLGLAATPVYLRLLRADMIQNLQQDFVSVAKAKGMSNTHILLRHVLRPSTVTLMTVLGLNIAQLVNGAIVVEFIFDFDGMGGYLIEAVARQEFFAVQTIVALVAIIFVVTNMIIDALYNVVDPRVKAAEG; this is encoded by the coding sequence ATGATCCTGACCCTGCTGCTGGCCATCCTGGTCGGCCTCTTCTTCATACTGCGCTGGCGCATCGACACGCGCTACGCCGCACAGCGCGTCGGAGGCGCAGCCATCGTGCTGATCCTCGTCACGCTCGGCACGTCGGTCCTGATCCGTCAGGTCCCCGGTGAGCCGTGTGAGATCGCGCTGGGTACCGCCGGTTCGCCGGAGGCCGTGGCCGAGTGCATCGAGGAGCAGGGCCTCGACGAGAACGTGCTCGCTCAATACGGCACTTGGAGCAAGCAGGTGCTCATCGACAGCGATCTGGGGTACGCCTTCTACAAGAACAAAGAACCGCTGTCCGACACGATCAAGCAGCGCCTTCCGCGTACCGCGTTTCTCTTCCTCTACAGCCAGTTGATCGCACTGTTCCTGGCGGTACCCCTCGGCATCTGGTCGGCGTATCAGGCCGGCAAGGCCTCGAGGAAGATACCGATCTGGGCGTTGGGGGTGATCGTGTTGCCCCTCTACATCATCGCCGAGTTCATGCTCGGTTGGCTCCTCACCAGCGTGCTCGCCGTCGCGTTCATCATGCCGGTGTTGATCTTCAACTTCTTCCGAGGCGGCGTCGGCGGTGACACCACCGTCAACTTCTCGGCGTTCGTGCTGTTGTCGATGCCGGTCTTCGTGATCGGCGAGACGCTGCGCTACGCCTTCGCCGTCGAGCGCGACGTCTACCAGCTCACGGGATATGCGCCGCTGAGCGACGGCATCTTCGAACATATCAAGTCGATCTGGCTCCCGGCGGTCGTGCTCGGCCTCGCCGCCACACCGGTGTACCTGCGCCTGCTGCGCGCCGACATGATCCAGAACCTCCAGCAGGACTTCGTGTCGGTCGCCAAGGCCAAGGGCATGTCGAACACGCACATCCTGCTGCGCCACGTGCTGCGGCCCTCGACGGTGACGCTCATGACGGTGCTCGGGCTCAACATCGCACAGCTGGTCAACGGTGCGATCGTGGTCGAGTTCATCTTCGACTTCGACGGCATGGGTGGCTATCTGATCGAGGCGGTGGCTCGACAAGAGTTCTTCGCCGTGCAGACCATCGTCGCCCTCGTGGCGATCATCTTCGTGGTGACCAACATGATCATCGACGCCCTCTACAACGTCGTCGATCCTCGAGTGAAGGCGGCTGAAGGATGA
- a CDS encoding mycothiol-dependent nitroreductase Rv2466c family protein — translation MASPDLEFFFDPVCPFAWVTSRWVVEVQQQRSYDVEWRFISLWMLNDDNTQDWYTPQYRAGHFLGHKALRIADQIRLTHPDPTAVGRWYTALGEALHRDDRRAEARDDNEAFLSAILASAGFDAALIEHANDESHDEWLRADTERCLARTGRDVGTPILTFRPGTDREGSFFGPVISKAPTGAEAVELWDAVEKLATSGVSELKRSNREPLDFS, via the coding sequence ATGGCGTCACCTGATCTCGAGTTCTTCTTCGACCCGGTCTGCCCGTTCGCGTGGGTCACGTCACGCTGGGTCGTCGAAGTGCAGCAGCAACGCTCGTACGACGTCGAGTGGCGGTTCATCTCGCTGTGGATGCTCAACGACGACAACACGCAGGACTGGTACACACCGCAGTACCGAGCGGGGCATTTCCTGGGGCACAAGGCGTTGCGCATCGCCGATCAGATTCGACTGACCCACCCCGACCCGACGGCGGTCGGCCGCTGGTACACCGCGCTCGGCGAAGCACTCCACCGTGACGACCGCCGAGCCGAAGCCCGCGACGACAACGAGGCGTTTCTCTCGGCGATCCTCGCATCGGCCGGATTCGATGCGGCGCTCATCGAGCACGCGAACGACGAATCGCACGACGAGTGGCTCCGCGCCGACACCGAACGGTGCCTGGCTCGAACCGGCCGCGACGTCGGTACCCCGATCCTCACGTTCCGACCCGGCACCGACCGCGAGGGCAGCTTCTTCGGGCCCGTGATCTCCAAGGCCCCGACCGGTGCCGAGGCCGTCGAGCTGTGGGACGCCGTCGAGAAGTTGGCGACCAGCGGCGTCTCCGAACTCAAACGCTCCAATCGCGAACCGCTCGACTTCAGTTAG
- a CDS encoding glucose 1-dehydrogenase — protein sequence MGRVQGKIALITGGARGLGEATGRTMANEGATVILTDMLDEEGEAVAAAINADGGTAEYIHQDVTDEALWDDITSGIVERHGRLDVVVNNAGVVLDATVEDTTLDGWRFCNSVNSEAVFLGTRAAIKVMKDQDPQGGSIVNISSVAGLIGIENLAAYNASKGAVRLFTKSAALHVAKSGYNIRVNSVHPSYTWTPMVQHLGDNTGDRDAFFDALGEVHPLGRPGVPMDVAWGVLYLASDESTWVTGSELVIDGGLSAG from the coding sequence GTGGGACGAGTTCAAGGGAAGATCGCACTGATCACGGGAGGGGCACGAGGGCTCGGCGAAGCAACCGGCCGCACCATGGCCAACGAGGGCGCAACGGTCATCTTGACCGACATGCTCGACGAAGAGGGTGAAGCAGTCGCCGCGGCCATCAACGCCGACGGCGGCACGGCCGAGTACATCCATCAGGACGTCACCGACGAAGCCCTGTGGGACGACATCACGTCCGGCATCGTCGAGCGTCACGGCCGACTCGACGTCGTCGTCAACAACGCCGGGGTCGTGCTCGATGCGACCGTCGAAGACACGACGCTCGACGGCTGGCGCTTCTGCAACTCCGTCAACAGCGAAGCGGTGTTCCTCGGCACGCGCGCTGCGATCAAGGTCATGAAGGACCAGGATCCGCAAGGCGGATCGATCGTCAACATCTCGTCGGTCGCCGGCCTCATCGGCATCGAGAACCTCGCGGCGTACAACGCGTCGAAGGGCGCCGTCCGCCTGTTCACGAAGTCGGCAGCGCTGCACGTCGCCAAGTCGGGCTACAACATCCGGGTCAACTCGGTGCACCCCAGCTACACGTGGACGCCGATGGTCCAGCACCTCGGCGACAACACCGGCGACCGCGACGCCTTCTTCGATGCGCTCGGCGAAGTCCACCCCCTCGGCCGCCCCGGCGTTCCGATGGACGTCGCTTGGGGCGTCCTCTACCTCGCATCCGACGAGTCGACCTGGGTCACCGGCTCCGAGCTCGTCATCGACGGCGGTCTGTCGGCCGGCTGA
- a CDS encoding ABC transporter ATP-binding protein yields the protein MTATMLKVDDLTVDFSTPAGNLRAVDGVTLELKEGESYAIVGESGSGKSVFSRTLINLLAGNGTRTGRIEIGGRDIDTLTKAERKHFFGVEVAMVFQDPMTSLNPVKRIDAQLTEAMRYHLDISKSEANERAIALLKQVHIPSPEQRMRQYPHELSGGMRQRVVIAMALACEPRLLIADEPTTALDVTVQKSILDLLDELRVERKMSMILITHDLGVARGRADRVGVMYAGRLLEVGRTQRLFDDMRHPYTQALLQSIPNPARPSHSRLQPIPGRPPNLLDPPQGCAFAARCRHARPDCLNAKPPLEGEFGEHQFACYHPVGTPDGDAALRANLDAGENAAGLPMAEVVGELV from the coding sequence ATGACCGCCACGATGCTCAAGGTCGACGATCTGACCGTCGACTTCTCCACTCCCGCCGGCAACCTGCGTGCCGTCGACGGCGTCACCCTCGAACTCAAGGAAGGCGAGAGCTACGCGATCGTCGGCGAGTCCGGGTCCGGCAAATCGGTGTTCTCCCGAACGCTGATCAACCTGCTGGCCGGCAACGGCACGCGCACGGGCCGGATCGAGATCGGCGGACGTGACATCGACACGCTGACCAAAGCCGAACGCAAGCACTTCTTCGGCGTCGAGGTCGCCATGGTCTTCCAAGACCCGATGACCTCGCTCAACCCGGTGAAGCGCATCGACGCGCAACTCACCGAGGCGATGCGCTACCACCTCGACATCTCGAAGTCGGAAGCCAACGAACGAGCGATCGCGCTGCTCAAGCAAGTGCACATCCCGTCGCCCGAACAGCGCATGCGGCAGTACCCGCACGAGCTCTCGGGCGGCATGCGTCAGCGCGTGGTCATCGCCATGGCGCTCGCCTGCGAACCGCGCCTGCTCATCGCCGACGAGCCCACCACCGCCCTCGACGTCACCGTGCAGAAGTCGATCCTCGACCTGCTCGACGAGCTGCGCGTCGAGCGCAAGATGTCGATGATCCTGATCACCCACGACCTCGGCGTCGCCCGAGGCCGGGCGGATCGTGTGGGCGTCATGTACGCCGGTCGCCTCCTCGAGGTCGGACGCACACAGCGTCTGTTCGACGACATGCGTCACCCGTACACGCAGGCGCTGCTGCAGTCGATTCCGAACCCGGCCAGGCCGAGTCACTCGCGCCTCCAGCCGATCCCCGGTCGACCGCCGAACCTGCTCGATCCGCCACAGGGCTGCGCGTTCGCCGCCCGCTGTCGCCATGCACGGCCTGACTGCCTCAACGCCAAACCGCCGCTCGAAGGCGAGTTCGGCGAGCACCAGTTCGCCTGCTACCACCCGGTCGGCACCCCCGACGGTGACGCAGCGCTTCGAGCGAACCTCGACGCTGGAGAGAATGCCGCCGGCTTGCCGATGGCCGAAGTCGTGGGAGAACTCGTCTGA
- the truB gene encoding tRNA pseudouridine(55) synthase TruB: MGRKKRPATTHGIAVVDKPTGVTSHDVVAMLRKRFDERQVGHGGTLDPSATGVLVVAVGKATKLLRFVEKTRKAYIGEIVLGTETDSLDADGEVTVTHDMPEVSLADAQAMVDEHLTGDIEQVPPMVSAIKIDGKRLHELAREGIEVERPPRPVTIYSFQLMPTDEPNVFLAAVECTPGTYIRTLAADLGHLLGGGAHLRNLRRTAVGRFTIGEAKSPDECELLPVEEAVRTLDRVDMTEQLDDFVSNGRVLPAWEGEGPWALFRTDGTLAAVYERHGSTEAKPMVVVPR; this comes from the coding sequence ATGGGTCGCAAGAAGCGTCCGGCGACGACGCACGGCATCGCCGTCGTCGACAAACCCACGGGCGTCACGAGCCATGACGTGGTGGCGATGCTTCGCAAGCGCTTCGACGAACGCCAGGTCGGTCACGGCGGCACCCTCGATCCGAGCGCCACCGGTGTGCTGGTCGTGGCGGTCGGCAAGGCCACCAAGCTGTTGCGTTTCGTCGAGAAGACGCGCAAGGCCTACATCGGCGAGATCGTGCTCGGCACCGAGACCGATTCGCTCGACGCCGATGGTGAGGTCACCGTCACCCACGACATGCCCGAGGTGTCGCTGGCCGACGCACAGGCGATGGTCGACGAGCACCTCACGGGTGACATCGAACAGGTGCCGCCGATGGTGTCGGCGATCAAGATCGACGGGAAGCGTCTGCACGAACTCGCTCGCGAGGGCATCGAGGTCGAACGGCCGCCCCGCCCGGTCACCATCTACTCGTTCCAGTTGATGCCGACCGACGAGCCGAACGTGTTCCTCGCTGCGGTCGAGTGCACCCCCGGCACCTACATCCGCACGCTCGCCGCCGACCTCGGTCATCTGCTCGGTGGGGGAGCGCACTTGCGCAACCTGCGCCGAACCGCCGTCGGCCGGTTCACGATCGGCGAAGCGAAGTCTCCCGACGAGTGCGAGCTGCTCCCGGTGGAGGAGGCGGTTCGCACGCTCGACCGCGTCGACATGACCGAACAGCTCGACGACTTCGTGTCCAACGGCCGTGTCCTCCCGGCATGGGAGGGCGAGGGGCCGTGGGCACTGTTCCGCACCGATGGCACGCTCGCCGCGGTGTACGAACGCCACGGCAGCACCGAAGCGAAGCCGATGGTGGTCGTCCCGCGCTGA
- a CDS encoding ABC transporter ATP-binding protein yields the protein MAGSGTAHLRDTDDVLVRVENMVVEFPISGGTVHAVSDVSFDLVEGETLGIVGESGCGKSTTARATIQLPKPTSGSVWFKGRDISKLSDEEMRRVRPEFQMIFQDPISSLNPRRTVTEIISEGLRVWGPNDSWSLDTVPELMESVGIDPRYGERKPHQFSGGQCQRISIARALVLDPKVIICDEPVSALDVSVQAQILNLLEDMKARYGVSLMFISHDLSVVKNISDRVMVMYMGKTCEIAGSDELFDKPVHHYTRALMAAIPGAEVNVEEQTLDGELPSAINPPAGCRFNTRCPAATDRCRTEEPQITEVSVNHYVACHHPVLG from the coding sequence ATGGCCGGCTCAGGAACCGCACACCTCCGTGACACCGACGACGTGCTCGTGCGCGTCGAGAACATGGTCGTCGAATTCCCGATCTCGGGTGGCACGGTGCACGCCGTGTCCGACGTCAGCTTCGACCTCGTCGAAGGCGAGACGCTCGGCATCGTCGGCGAGTCCGGCTGTGGCAAGTCGACCACCGCTCGCGCCACGATCCAGCTGCCGAAGCCGACCTCCGGCTCGGTCTGGTTCAAGGGTCGCGACATCAGCAAGCTCAGCGACGAAGAGATGCGCCGGGTGCGCCCCGAGTTCCAGATGATCTTCCAGGACCCGATCAGTTCGCTCAACCCGCGACGCACGGTCACCGAGATCATCTCCGAAGGTCTCCGGGTGTGGGGCCCGAACGACTCGTGGTCGCTCGACACCGTTCCGGAACTGATGGAATCGGTCGGCATCGACCCGCGATACGGCGAACGCAAACCGCACCAGTTCTCGGGCGGCCAGTGTCAGCGCATCTCGATCGCTCGGGCGCTCGTCCTCGACCCGAAGGTCATCATCTGTGACGAGCCGGTGTCGGCGCTCGACGTGTCGGTGCAGGCCCAGATCCTGAACCTGCTCGAAGACATGAAGGCGCGCTACGGCGTCAGCCTCATGTTCATCAGCCACGACCTGTCGGTGGTGAAGAACATCTCCGACCGCGTGATGGTCATGTACATGGGCAAGACCTGCGAGATCGCCGGCTCCGACGAACTGTTCGACAAGCCGGTGCACCACTACACGCGGGCGCTCATGGCGGCGATCCCCGGTGCCGAGGTCAACGTCGAAGAGCAGACGCTCGACGGCGAACTCCCCTCGGCGATCAACCCGCCTGCAGGCTGCCGCTTCAACACGCGGTGCCCGGCCGCCACCGACCGGTGCCGAACCGAAGAACCCCAGATCACCGAGGTGTCGGTCAACCACTACGTGGCGTGCCATCACCCGGTTCTCGGATAG
- a CDS encoding ABC transporter permease: MTNVAEQLSTTSTKVVDQKVGGKRESNIVFWASASWLIVVVGFVLLGELNPLVKDPTLRDAANINAQPILTNLFKTDCLNAEAGESCVEIGGLMGNTGLGQDVFSQIVVGGRISIFVALMVTAIGIGVGGTMGLLAGYLKGKVDIVVQMIINTTLSVPALLLVIFIVTVRGKTLTNVILAVSLLAIPALARIVRASTLQVADREFVKAAEVLGVKKMSILFREVLPNVMPTLVSFAFLTTGIILVVESSLAFLGLSVPPPDITWGSIIANGRPKFQDAPHVVFAPAIILFLTVLALNLVGDRLLKRFDIREASL, from the coding sequence ATGACCAACGTCGCAGAGCAACTGTCGACCACCTCGACGAAGGTCGTCGACCAGAAGGTCGGCGGCAAGCGCGAGAGCAACATCGTGTTCTGGGCGTCGGCGTCGTGGTTGATCGTCGTGGTCGGGTTCGTGCTCCTCGGTGAGCTCAACCCGCTCGTCAAGGACCCGACGCTGCGCGACGCAGCCAACATCAACGCTCAACCGATCCTGACCAATCTGTTCAAGACCGATTGTCTCAACGCTGAGGCGGGCGAGTCCTGCGTCGAGATCGGCGGCCTGATGGGCAACACCGGTCTCGGACAGGACGTGTTCTCTCAGATCGTCGTCGGCGGTCGCATCTCGATCTTCGTGGCGCTCATGGTCACGGCGATCGGCATCGGCGTCGGCGGCACGATGGGGCTGCTCGCCGGCTACCTGAAGGGCAAGGTCGACATCGTCGTCCAGATGATCATCAACACGACGCTGTCGGTTCCGGCGCTGCTGCTCGTGATCTTCATCGTCACGGTGCGCGGCAAGACGCTGACCAACGTGATCCTCGCGGTGAGCCTGCTCGCCATACCGGCCCTCGCCCGCATCGTGCGGGCCAGCACCCTGCAGGTCGCCGATCGAGAGTTCGTCAAAGCGGCCGAAGTGCTCGGCGTCAAGAAGATGTCGATCCTGTTCCGCGAAGTGCTGCCCAACGTCATGCCGACGCTGGTGTCGTTCGCGTTCCTCACGACCGGCATCATCCTCGTGGTCGAGAGTTCGCTCGCCTTTCTCGGGCTGAGCGTCCCGCCACCCGACATCACCTGGGGGTCGATCATCGCCAACGGTCGACCGAAGTTCCAGGACGCACCGCACGTGGTGTTCGCCCCGGCGATCATCCTGTTCCTGACCGTGTTGGCGCTCAACCTGGTGGGTGACCGATTGCTCAAGCGCTTCGACATCCGGGAGGCAAGCCTGTGA